The Strix uralensis isolate ZFMK-TIS-50842 chromosome 34, bStrUra1, whole genome shotgun sequence genome window below encodes:
- the LOC141936800 gene encoding maestro heat-like repeat-containing protein family member 7 isoform X3 → MPEKPGWDYESSDMTTVFGEYLQPSQKTDVLLVAIEALTADDVHDRQMGSDIVDTAMTDPASWLTDVPEVLRCIHTNVEQICTEPARHSLDSLLLLLTKWSPREVVRSLLVISPTCDSAAVAMWEVMISVPWALWRVVSELLRVLRDWQLRRVFSCAADDACIYPLALLANAVIDSKQFAALYKTQRYLRRPSPVMLSLVLAGLTTLSKTSETARKMLVLLPDIMENLLAANSDIRMKALMLFINVIPHMKRKEANLIALRLAEKLPLLFDDESSRVRELSIRLFEDVMKTALGRNTKKMVKKVQGALLPLFFHTNEKIESVAKASWDTLRACAEFLGWRRLSFLAETGQTPLIGEYLITHKRNSADEYLLQSLLYVENPQASVREAAVRFIGLAARRRRILRLEKLWEICQSALQSLENDAEHSIRCLAAQTVLILTALKQKPRSGWSLRSLWCCA, encoded by the exons ATGCCGGAGAAACCGGGATGGGATTATGAGAGCAGCGACATGACTACG GTGTTTGGCGAATACCTCCAGCCTTCTCAGAAGACAGATGTTCTCCTCGTGGCCATCGAGGCCTTGACGGCAGACGATGTCCACgacaggcagatgggcagcgACATCGTGGACACGGCCATGACAGACCCGGCATCCTGGCTGACGgat GTGCCAGAAGTCCTGAGATGCATCCACACAAACGTGGAGCAGATCTGCACGGAGCCGGCCCGGCACAGCCTggactcgctgctgctgctgctgaccaagtggagccccagggaggtggtcaggagccTGTTGGTCATCTCTCCAACGTGTGACAG CGCTGCCGtggccatgtgggaggtgatgatctccgTGCCCTGGGCTTTGTGGAGAGTCGTGTCGGAGCTGCTCCGCGTGCTGCGGGACTGGCAGCTGCGCAGGGTGTTCAGCTGTGCCGCAGACGACGCCTGCATCTACCCCTTGGCT ctgctgGCCAACGCTGTCATTGACAGCAAGCAGTTTGCTGCCCTCTACAAAacccagaggtacctgaggcgTCCCAGCCCGGTGATGCTCTCTCTCGTGCTCGCGGGCCTCACGACACTCTCAAAAACATCCGAAACG gccaggaaaatgctggtgctgctgcccgacATCATGGAGAACCTGCTGGCAGCCAACAGCGATATCAGGATGAAGGCCCTGATGCTCTTCATCAATGTGATTCCTCACATGAAGAGGAAAGAGGCCAACCTCATCGCTCTGAGGCTGGCGGAGAAGCTCCCGCTCCTCTTCGATGAT gagtccagccgggtgcgggagctctccatccgcctcttcGAAGACGTGATGAAGACCGCGCTGgggagaaacaccaaaaaaatggtgaagaaagtgcaGGGTGCGCTGCTGCCGCTGTTCTTCCACACCAACGAGAAGATCGAGAGCGTGGCCAAG GCTTCCTGGGACACCCTCCGCGCCTGTGCAGagttcctgggctggaggaggctcagctTCCTGGCCGAGACAGGGCAGACACCCCTGATTGGAGAGTActtg ataacGCACAAGAGGAACAGCGCAGACGAgtatctgctccagagcctgctctACGTGGAGAACCCTCAGGCCAGCGTGCGAGAGGCGGCCGTCAGGTTCATCG ggcttgctGCGCGGCGCCGGAGGATCctcaggctggagaagctgtgggagaTCTGCCAGAGTG CCCTCCAGTCCTTGGAGAACGACGCTGAGCACTCCATCAGGTGCCTGGCAGCTCAGACCGTCCTCATCCTGAcagctctaaagcagaagccaagGTCAGGATGGAGCCTGCGGTCGCTGTGGTGCTGCGCCTGA
- the LOC141936802 gene encoding uncharacterized protein LOC141936802 isoform X2 gives MSPGCQPAAPAAVRLGPATMAVFITRVLTLLSIVQYVLRAGDRQDAATQELLRQREEQEQQEMTLLMEEVEQSSQEQRGLAPEGLLLGACQHWWFWASADALLVLLGLYWLPRQSGADGDSSSQRGSASGAEEQRGEDEDCEGKAEPSDTLAGHKPLQKAGSSAAPAKQARPNNSLLTGPHPALGQGSAYECPENNIPQRLLLAPPRPPLGHVVRQRWAPRGLCRQRAAAPPAAPDGERAAPPPLPREHPNTSRVPASRAASDPLRWHAAPARRRRRASINTQ, from the exons atgtcaccagggtgccagccggcagcacccgctgcagtacGGCTCGGGCCAGCG accatggctgtgtTCATCACCCgcgtcctgaccctgctgagcatcGTGCAGTACGTGCTGAGAGCCGGGGACCGGCAAGACGCGGCCACGCAAGAGCTCCTGCGGCAGcgcgaggagcaggagcagcaggagatgaccctgctgatggaggaggtggagcagagcagccaggagcagcgCGGCCTCGCTCCGGAAGGCCTGCTCCTCGGggcctgccagcactggtggttctgggcCTCCGCCGACGCCCTGCTCGTGCTCTTGGGGCtctactggctgcccaggcagagcggCGCTGACGgcgacagcagcagccagcggggaagcgcCAGCGGTGccgaggagcagagaggggaggacgAGGACTgcgagggcaaagcagagcccagtgacacccTGGCTGGACACAAGCCTCTGCAGAAGGCGGGGAGCTCCGCGGCGCCTGCCAAGCAAGCCCGCCCCAACAACTCCCTCCTGAcggggccgcatccagccttgGGACAGGGCAGCGCCTACGAGTGCCCCGAGAACAACATCCCCCAGCGCCTGCTGCTCGCGCCCCCGAGACCACCCCTGGGCCACGTCGTCCGCCAGCGCTGGGCACCGCGGGGGCTCTGCCGGCAACGCGCTGCTGCACCCCCGGCAGCTCCTGACGGGGAACGTGCTGCGCCGCCTCCTCTGCCCCGGGAGCACCCCAACACCAGCCGGGTCCCCGCTTCCCGCGCAGCCTCTGACCCGCTCCGCTGGCACGCTGCTCCAGCTCGGAGGCGCAGGAGGGCGTCAATAAATAcccaatag
- the LOC141936804 gene encoding uncharacterized protein LOC141936804 isoform X1 codes for MGHGGLGEKHGRVGEKKQPLRQCQNLLVSTASGKGWWCSGSWRCLLLVPRLEIEFVHKPPLRALLRTSRQVPGEDEETRREFLPPLGQVPEGCPGFAAPSSPNQEPPQFQEMTGQKKRKKIKSSVRQQPVVLGDSSGEKQPGTGQAKGKAALKDRASKQSQAQVQAATAQSCRRGGGGGKGKGGGWGGQVRRGQGMVEKMLAAAKTRKAKPSPPQEASYFGTPVIAVLSTTSSEASLLEEASCDGPQWPLRRIRWRVL; via the exons ATGGGGCATGGTGGACTTGGGGAAAAACATGGtagagttggggaaaaaaaacagccttTACGGCAATGCCAAAATCTGCTGGTGAGCACGGCGAGTGGCAAGGGCTGGTGGTGCTCTGGGTCATGGCGGTGTCTTCTCCTCGTTCCCAGGCTTGAAATAGAGTTTGTGCACAAACCACCTCTCAGGGCTCTTCTCAGGACCTCGAGACAAGTCCCTGGCGAGGATGAGGAGACGAGAAGAGAGTTTCTGCCACCTCTTGGACAAG TTCCAGAGGGATGTCCTGGGTTCGCTGCTCCAAGCTCGCCTAACCAGGAACCACCACAGTTCCAGGAGATGACGGggcagaagaagaggaagaagataaagTCTTCGGTCAG GCAGCAGCCGGTGGTCCTGGGGGAttcctctggagaaaagcagcctgggacCGGCCAAGCCAAGGGCAAAGCTGCGCTCAAAGACCGAGCGTCAAAGCAGAGCCAAGCCCAAGTGCAGGCAGCGACGGCTCAGAGCTGcagacgaggaggaggaggaggaaaaggaaaaggaggaggatggggaggacaagTAAGACGAGGACAAggaatggtggaaaaaatgctggcAGCTGCAAAGACCCGGAAAGCCaagccctcccctcctcaggaggcCTCGTACTTCGGAACACCCGTCATAGCTGTTTTGTCGACGACGAGCTCTGAGGCCAGCCTGCTCGAGGAGGCCTCCTGCGACGGGCCCCAGTGGCCGCTACGGAGGATAAGATGGAGAGTGTTGTGA
- the LOC141936804 gene encoding uncharacterized protein LOC141936804 isoform X3 gives MTGQKKRKKIKSSVRQQPVVLGDSSGEKQPGTGQAKGKAALKDRASKQSQAQVQAATAQSCRRGGGGGKGKGGGWGGQVRRGQGMVEKMLAAAKTRKAKPSPPQEASYFGTPVIAVLSTTSSEASLLEEASCDGPQWPLRRIRWRVL, from the exons ATGACGGggcagaagaagaggaagaagataaagTCTTCGGTCAG GCAGCAGCCGGTGGTCCTGGGGGAttcctctggagaaaagcagcctgggacCGGCCAAGCCAAGGGCAAAGCTGCGCTCAAAGACCGAGCGTCAAAGCAGAGCCAAGCCCAAGTGCAGGCAGCGACGGCTCAGAGCTGcagacgaggaggaggaggaggaaaaggaaaaggaggaggatggggaggacaagTAAGACGAGGACAAggaatggtggaaaaaatgctggcAGCTGCAAAGACCCGGAAAGCCaagccctcccctcctcaggaggcCTCGTACTTCGGAACACCCGTCATAGCTGTTTTGTCGACGACGAGCTCTGAGGCCAGCCTGCTCGAGGAGGCCTCCTGCGACGGGCCCCAGTGGCCGCTACGGAGGATAAGATGGAGAGTGTTGTGA
- the LOC141936800 gene encoding uncharacterized protein LOC141936800 isoform X2, with the protein MAERPPSSPRVVWEEEVGAPQESSSPLEPCEVTTVLPLRIDETLPEEMPEKPGWDYESSDMTTVFGEYLQPSQKTDVLLVAIEALTADDVHDRQMGSDIVDTAMTDPASWLTDVPEVLRCIHTNVEQICTEPARHSLDSLLLLLTKWSPREVVRSLLVISPTCDSAAVAMWEVMISVPWALWRVVSELLRVLRDWQLRRVFSCAADDACIYPLALLANAVIDSKQFAALYKTQRYLRRPSPVMLSLVLAGLTTLSKTSETARKMLVLLPDIMENLLAANSDIRMKALMLFINVIPHMKRKEANLIALRLAEKLPLLFDDESSRVRELSIRLFEDVMKTALGRNTKKMVKKVQGALLPLFFHTNEKIESVAKASWDTLRACAEFLGWRRLSFLAETGQTPLIGEYLITHKRNSADEYLLQSLLYVENPQASVREAAVRFIALQSLENDAEHSIRCLAAQTVLILTALKQKPRSGWSLRSLWCCA; encoded by the exons atggcagagagacccCCCAGCAGTCCCAGAgtggtttgggaggaggaggtgggggctccccaggagagcagctctccgcTGGAGCCCTGCGAGGTGACCACGGTCCTGCCGCTGCGGATCG ACGAGACGCTGCCAGAGGAGATGCCGGAGAAACCGGGATGGGATTATGAGAGCAGCGACATGACTACG GTGTTTGGCGAATACCTCCAGCCTTCTCAGAAGACAGATGTTCTCCTCGTGGCCATCGAGGCCTTGACGGCAGACGATGTCCACgacaggcagatgggcagcgACATCGTGGACACGGCCATGACAGACCCGGCATCCTGGCTGACGgat GTGCCAGAAGTCCTGAGATGCATCCACACAAACGTGGAGCAGATCTGCACGGAGCCGGCCCGGCACAGCCTggactcgctgctgctgctgctgaccaagtggagccccagggaggtggtcaggagccTGTTGGTCATCTCTCCAACGTGTGACAG CGCTGCCGtggccatgtgggaggtgatgatctccgTGCCCTGGGCTTTGTGGAGAGTCGTGTCGGAGCTGCTCCGCGTGCTGCGGGACTGGCAGCTGCGCAGGGTGTTCAGCTGTGCCGCAGACGACGCCTGCATCTACCCCTTGGCT ctgctgGCCAACGCTGTCATTGACAGCAAGCAGTTTGCTGCCCTCTACAAAacccagaggtacctgaggcgTCCCAGCCCGGTGATGCTCTCTCTCGTGCTCGCGGGCCTCACGACACTCTCAAAAACATCCGAAACG gccaggaaaatgctggtgctgctgcccgacATCATGGAGAACCTGCTGGCAGCCAACAGCGATATCAGGATGAAGGCCCTGATGCTCTTCATCAATGTGATTCCTCACATGAAGAGGAAAGAGGCCAACCTCATCGCTCTGAGGCTGGCGGAGAAGCTCCCGCTCCTCTTCGATGAT gagtccagccgggtgcgggagctctccatccgcctcttcGAAGACGTGATGAAGACCGCGCTGgggagaaacaccaaaaaaatggtgaagaaagtgcaGGGTGCGCTGCTGCCGCTGTTCTTCCACACCAACGAGAAGATCGAGAGCGTGGCCAAG GCTTCCTGGGACACCCTCCGCGCCTGTGCAGagttcctgggctggaggaggctcagctTCCTGGCCGAGACAGGGCAGACACCCCTGATTGGAGAGTActtg ataacGCACAAGAGGAACAGCGCAGACGAgtatctgctccagagcctgctctACGTGGAGAACCCTCAGGCCAGCGTGCGAGAGGCGGCCGTCAGGTTCATCG CCCTCCAGTCCTTGGAGAACGACGCTGAGCACTCCATCAGGTGCCTGGCAGCTCAGACCGTCCTCATCCTGAcagctctaaagcagaagccaagGTCAGGATGGAGCCTGCGGTCGCTGTGGTGCTGCGCCTGA
- the LOC141936804 gene encoding uncharacterized protein LOC141936804 isoform X6 codes for MTIPVFAAFSPVGDTHQSTCVGRMPPAPQQPGFGAGQKPSAERGQSEEPSGTRWPAAFKNGCCCARVSEFPPSAASTLSPDRSRLERRP; via the exons ATGACAATTCCTGTCTTTGCTGCATTCAG CCCCGTGGGAGATACACACCAGAGCACGTGTGTAGGTCGAATGCCACCTGCTCCCCAG CAGCCTGGATTTGGAGCTGGACAGAAACCCAGCGCAGAGCGTGGGCAG AGCGAAGAGCCGTCTGGGACGCGGTGGCCGGCTGCATTTAAGAACGGCTGCTGCTGCGCAAG GGTGTCCGAATTCCCGCCCTCGGCTGCTTCGACGTTGTCTCCAGACAGATCCAGGTTGGAGAGGAGGCCGTGA
- the LOC141936800 gene encoding uncharacterized protein LOC141936800 isoform X1, with translation MAERPPSSPRVVWEEEVGAPQESSSPLEPCEVTTVLPLRIDETLPEEMPEKPGWDYESSDMTTVFGEYLQPSQKTDVLLVAIEALTADDVHDRQMGSDIVDTAMTDPASWLTDVPEVLRCIHTNVEQICTEPARHSLDSLLLLLTKWSPREVVRSLLVISPTCDSAAVAMWEVMISVPWALWRVVSELLRVLRDWQLRRVFSCAADDACIYPLALLANAVIDSKQFAALYKTQRYLRRPSPVMLSLVLAGLTTLSKTSETARKMLVLLPDIMENLLAANSDIRMKALMLFINVIPHMKRKEANLIALRLAEKLPLLFDDESSRVRELSIRLFEDVMKTALGRNTKKMVKKVQGALLPLFFHTNEKIESVAKASWDTLRACAEFLGWRRLSFLAETGQTPLIGEYLITHKRNSADEYLLQSLLYVENPQASVREAAVRFIGLAARRRRILRLEKLWEICQSALQSLENDAEHSIRCLAAQTVLILTALKQKPRSGWSLRSLWCCA, from the exons atggcagagagacccCCCAGCAGTCCCAGAgtggtttgggaggaggaggtgggggctccccaggagagcagctctccgcTGGAGCCCTGCGAGGTGACCACGGTCCTGCCGCTGCGGATCG ACGAGACGCTGCCAGAGGAGATGCCGGAGAAACCGGGATGGGATTATGAGAGCAGCGACATGACTACG GTGTTTGGCGAATACCTCCAGCCTTCTCAGAAGACAGATGTTCTCCTCGTGGCCATCGAGGCCTTGACGGCAGACGATGTCCACgacaggcagatgggcagcgACATCGTGGACACGGCCATGACAGACCCGGCATCCTGGCTGACGgat GTGCCAGAAGTCCTGAGATGCATCCACACAAACGTGGAGCAGATCTGCACGGAGCCGGCCCGGCACAGCCTggactcgctgctgctgctgctgaccaagtggagccccagggaggtggtcaggagccTGTTGGTCATCTCTCCAACGTGTGACAG CGCTGCCGtggccatgtgggaggtgatgatctccgTGCCCTGGGCTTTGTGGAGAGTCGTGTCGGAGCTGCTCCGCGTGCTGCGGGACTGGCAGCTGCGCAGGGTGTTCAGCTGTGCCGCAGACGACGCCTGCATCTACCCCTTGGCT ctgctgGCCAACGCTGTCATTGACAGCAAGCAGTTTGCTGCCCTCTACAAAacccagaggtacctgaggcgTCCCAGCCCGGTGATGCTCTCTCTCGTGCTCGCGGGCCTCACGACACTCTCAAAAACATCCGAAACG gccaggaaaatgctggtgctgctgcccgacATCATGGAGAACCTGCTGGCAGCCAACAGCGATATCAGGATGAAGGCCCTGATGCTCTTCATCAATGTGATTCCTCACATGAAGAGGAAAGAGGCCAACCTCATCGCTCTGAGGCTGGCGGAGAAGCTCCCGCTCCTCTTCGATGAT gagtccagccgggtgcgggagctctccatccgcctcttcGAAGACGTGATGAAGACCGCGCTGgggagaaacaccaaaaaaatggtgaagaaagtgcaGGGTGCGCTGCTGCCGCTGTTCTTCCACACCAACGAGAAGATCGAGAGCGTGGCCAAG GCTTCCTGGGACACCCTCCGCGCCTGTGCAGagttcctgggctggaggaggctcagctTCCTGGCCGAGACAGGGCAGACACCCCTGATTGGAGAGTActtg ataacGCACAAGAGGAACAGCGCAGACGAgtatctgctccagagcctgctctACGTGGAGAACCCTCAGGCCAGCGTGCGAGAGGCGGCCGTCAGGTTCATCG ggcttgctGCGCGGCGCCGGAGGATCctcaggctggagaagctgtgggagaTCTGCCAGAGTG CCCTCCAGTCCTTGGAGAACGACGCTGAGCACTCCATCAGGTGCCTGGCAGCTCAGACCGTCCTCATCCTGAcagctctaaagcagaagccaagGTCAGGATGGAGCCTGCGGTCGCTGTGGTGCTGCGCCTGA
- the LOC141936804 gene encoding uncharacterized protein LOC141936804 isoform X5 — protein sequence MEFVHKPPLRALLKTSRQVPGEDEETRREFLPPLGQVPVGCPGFAAPSSPNQEPPQFREITGQKRKKIKSSVRQQPEILGDSSGEKQPGTGQAKGKAALKDRVSKQSRAQVQAATAQSCRGGGKGNGKGGGWGRGG from the exons ATGGAGTTTGTGCACAAACCACCTCTCAGGGCTCTTCTCAAGACCTCGAGACAAGTCCCTGGCGAGGATGAGGAGACGAGAAGAGAGTTTCTGCCACCTCTTGGACAAG TTCCAGTGGGATGTCCTGGGTTCGCTGCTCCAAGCTCGCCTAACCAGGAACCACCACAGTTCCGGGAGATCacagggcagaagaggaagaagataaagTCTTCGGTCAG GCAGCAGCCGGAGATCTTGGGGGAttcctctggagaaaagcagcctgggacCGGCCAAGCCAAGGGCAAAGCTGCACTCAAAGACCGAGTGTCAAAGCAGAGCCGAGCCCAAGTGCAGGCAGCGAcggctcagagctgcagaggaggaggaaaaggaaatggaaaaggaggaggatggggacgaggaggatga
- the LOC141936804 gene encoding uncharacterized protein LOC141936804 isoform X7, with product MTIPVFAAFSPVGDTHQSTCVGRMPPAPQPGFGAGQKPSAERGQSEEPSGTRWPAAFKNGCCCARVSEFPPSAASTLSPDRSRLERRP from the exons ATGACAATTCCTGTCTTTGCTGCATTCAG CCCCGTGGGAGATACACACCAGAGCACGTGTGTAGGTCGAATGCCACCTGCTCCCCAG CCTGGATTTGGAGCTGGACAGAAACCCAGCGCAGAGCGTGGGCAG AGCGAAGAGCCGTCTGGGACGCGGTGGCCGGCTGCATTTAAGAACGGCTGCTGCTGCGCAAG GGTGTCCGAATTCCCGCCCTCGGCTGCTTCGACGTTGTCTCCAGACAGATCCAGGTTGGAGAGGAGGCCGTGA
- the LOC141936804 gene encoding uncharacterized protein LOC141936804 isoform X4, producing the protein MSSSFPRELEMEFVHKPPLRALLKTSRQVPGEDEETRREFLPPLGQVPVGCPGFAAPSSPNQEPPQFREITGQKRKKIKSSVRQQPEILGDSSGEKQPGTGQAKGKAALKDRVSKQSRAQVQAATAQSCRGGGKGNGKGGGWGRGG; encoded by the exons ATGTCGTCATCTTTCCCGAGAGA GCTTGAAATGGAGTTTGTGCACAAACCACCTCTCAGGGCTCTTCTCAAGACCTCGAGACAAGTCCCTGGCGAGGATGAGGAGACGAGAAGAGAGTTTCTGCCACCTCTTGGACAAG TTCCAGTGGGATGTCCTGGGTTCGCTGCTCCAAGCTCGCCTAACCAGGAACCACCACAGTTCCGGGAGATCacagggcagaagaggaagaagataaagTCTTCGGTCAG GCAGCAGCCGGAGATCTTGGGGGAttcctctggagaaaagcagcctgggacCGGCCAAGCCAAGGGCAAAGCTGCACTCAAAGACCGAGTGTCAAAGCAGAGCCGAGCCCAAGTGCAGGCAGCGAcggctcagagctgcagaggaggaggaaaaggaaatggaaaaggaggaggatggggacgaggaggatga
- the LOC141936802 gene encoding uncharacterized protein LOC141936802 isoform X1 — translation MIPRGFSNLNDSVILFRGPRSSVLPGGCRAGGSGRGPRGGCPRGALVPVTSQRRSHPGMSPGCQPAAPAAVRLGPATMAVFITRVLTLLSIVQYVLRAGDRQDAATQELLRQREEQEQQEMTLLMEEVEQSSQEQRGLAPEGLLLGACQHWWFWASADALLVLLGLYWLPRQSGADGDSSSQRGSASGAEEQRGEDEDCEGKAEPSDTLAGHKPLQKAGSSAAPAKQARPNNSLLTGPHPALGQGSAYECPENNIPQRLLLAPPRPPLGHVVRQRWAPRGLCRQRAAAPPAAPDGERAAPPPLPREHPNTSRVPASRAASDPLRWHAAPARRRRRASINTQ, via the exons atgatcccgaggggcttttccaacctgaatgattctgtgattctgtttaggggccccaggagctctgtcctgccagggggctgcagagccgggggcagtggccgtggcccaaggggcgggtgtccccgtggggctctggtgcctgtgacatcacagaggagaagtcacccagggatgtcaccagggtgccagccggcagcacccgctgcagtacGGCTCGGGCCAGCG accatggctgtgtTCATCACCCgcgtcctgaccctgctgagcatcGTGCAGTACGTGCTGAGAGCCGGGGACCGGCAAGACGCGGCCACGCAAGAGCTCCTGCGGCAGcgcgaggagcaggagcagcaggagatgaccctgctgatggaggaggtggagcagagcagccaggagcagcgCGGCCTCGCTCCGGAAGGCCTGCTCCTCGGggcctgccagcactggtggttctgggcCTCCGCCGACGCCCTGCTCGTGCTCTTGGGGCtctactggctgcccaggcagagcggCGCTGACGgcgacagcagcagccagcggggaagcgcCAGCGGTGccgaggagcagagaggggaggacgAGGACTgcgagggcaaagcagagcccagtgacacccTGGCTGGACACAAGCCTCTGCAGAAGGCGGGGAGCTCCGCGGCGCCTGCCAAGCAAGCCCGCCCCAACAACTCCCTCCTGAcggggccgcatccagccttgGGACAGGGCAGCGCCTACGAGTGCCCCGAGAACAACATCCCCCAGCGCCTGCTGCTCGCGCCCCCGAGACCACCCCTGGGCCACGTCGTCCGCCAGCGCTGGGCACCGCGGGGGCTCTGCCGGCAACGCGCTGCTGCACCCCCGGCAGCTCCTGACGGGGAACGTGCTGCGCCGCCTCCTCTGCCCCGGGAGCACCCCAACACCAGCCGGGTCCCCGCTTCCCGCGCAGCCTCTGACCCGCTCCGCTGGCACGCTGCTCCAGCTCGGAGGCGCAGGAGGGCGTCAATAAATAcccaatag